A stretch of the Candidatus Zixiibacteriota bacterium genome encodes the following:
- the trxB gene encoding thioredoxin-disulfide reductase, whose protein sequence is MAEKNYEIIIVGGGPGGLTAGLYGARANRKTILIEKYMPGGQIANTHEVEDYPGFESISGPDLSMKMTEHAKKFGLEIISDEVTEISTEGNDRLVATASGSIYRGKTVIISTGGSPNKLNIPGEKEFSGRGVSYCAICDGAFFKDEIIAVVGGGDAAVEEGMFLTKFGRKVIIIHRRDQLRAARIIRDRAFKNPKMDFIWNSVVEKINGDDKVRSLTLKNVETGEISELEVGAIFVFIGFVPNSNLTREPLKKDAGGYIMTNERMETSIKGVFACGDVRSQLVRQITNAVGDGTTAAVAAEKYLEELGD, encoded by the coding sequence ATGGCCGAAAAAAATTATGAAATAATTATTGTTGGGGGTGGGCCGGGCGGTCTGACGGCCGGATTGTATGGTGCCAGGGCCAACCGGAAGACAATCCTGATCGAAAAATATATGCCGGGCGGGCAGATTGCCAACACTCATGAGGTGGAGGATTACCCCGGTTTTGAATCGATCTCCGGTCCCGATCTCTCAATGAAAATGACCGAACATGCCAAAAAATTCGGACTGGAAATAATCTCGGATGAGGTGACGGAAATTTCGACCGAAGGAAATGATCGACTGGTGGCGACAGCATCCGGCAGTATTTACCGGGGGAAAACGGTGATTATCTCGACCGGGGGATCCCCCAATAAACTCAATATCCCCGGGGAAAAGGAATTCAGCGGTCGGGGGGTATCCTATTGCGCTATCTGCGACGGAGCCTTTTTTAAGGATGAGATTATTGCGGTGGTCGGTGGCGGCGACGCGGCCGTCGAGGAGGGGATGTTTTTAACCAAGTTCGGACGAAAGGTCATTATCATCCATCGTCGCGATCAACTCAGGGCGGCCAGGATTATCCGGGATCGGGCCTTTAAGAATCCCAAGATGGATTTTATCTGGAATTCGGTTGTGGAAAAAATTAATGGCGATGATAAGGTGCGCTCGCTGACATTAAAAAATGTTGAAACCGGAGAAATCTCCGAGCTTGAAGTCGGGGCCATTTTCGTCTTCATCGGTTTCGTTCCCAATTCCAATCTGACCCGCGAGCCGCTTAAAAAGGATGCCGGCGGTTATATCATGACCAATGAAAGAATGGAGACTTCTATTAAAGGGGTATTTGCCTGCGGTGATGTTCGTTCGCAGTTGGTCCGCCAGATTACCAATGCCGTTGGAGACGGTACCACTGCGGCAGTGGCGGCCGAGAAATATCTTGAGGAACTGGGGGATTAG
- the cobO gene encoding cob(I)yrinic acid a,c-diamide adenosyltransferase, whose product MTDKQNDDKSRGLLIVYTGDGKGKTTAALGMTVRAVGYDWKVCIIQFVKGSWKYGELEGIKRLIPNVELHVMGEGFVGIIDDKKPIEEHRKAARAAFELALEKIRSNQYQLIIIDELNVAITLGLISLDELKELVGARPEKLHLVITGRGATEWLVDQADLVTEMKEIKHPFKKGILAQRGVDW is encoded by the coding sequence ATGACCGATAAGCAGAACGATGATAAATCCCGGGGACTGCTGATTGTCTATACCGGGGATGGAAAGGGCAAAACTACGGCGGCTCTGGGAATGACGGTCAGGGCAGTGGGCTATGACTGGAAAGTATGTATCATCCAGTTTGTCAAGGGAAGCTGGAAGTACGGCGAGCTGGAGGGAATCAAACGATTGATCCCCAACGTAGAACTGCATGTGATGGGCGAAGGTTTTGTCGGTATTATCGATGACAAGAAACCGATCGAGGAACATCGCAAGGCCGCCCGGGCCGCCTTTGAACTGGCCCTGGAGAAAATTAGATCGAACCAATATCAATTAATCATAATAGATGAATTAAATGTGGCTATTACGCTGGGACTTATTTCACTCGATGAACTTAAGGAACTGGTGGGAGCCCGTCCCGAGAAACTTCATCTGGTTATTACCGGCCGCGGGGCGACCGAATGGTTGGTCGATCAGGCCGATCTGGTCACGGAAATGAAAGAAATCAAGCATCCCTTTAAAAAGGGAATACTGGCTCAACGGGGAGTCGACTGGTGA
- a CDS encoding PAS domain S-box protein — protein MLNRISTLIFIQIVFIFSALALIFYFSKDEDSYSRAHINLGQILEALANQAYLRLEIETDLLNPDSSLISEINNLVAQGELPTSVSLVYMDTLTGRARLINYGITEHKQIFTDDVKNPLGEVLKLLHASGKQYIVSVTDDGRYLTYVFRPQNGSENYALTMTVPNIMIQKSIGSHGYILLLLFLISALISLLIINLIFREIKKPINLLLEGIEKVAAGQEFRVVETGDRKIRGLICAFNEMSQKLNDKRRELDKANRELIKTNKSLIESESILTTLVDYSPDAIIVTDLEDQVIIYNQAAARDFGYNASDMTGKKITNLIQMARDGSETGFDRENQEVQEIICRRKNGFKFPAVIVHTTLGPDGGRPIAMLYFVKNISESRNYQEMILKLDRIASRGKMARDIAHEINNYLAILQGNLELVPMIMAKNDMDKVSQKLKIMRETVEKISNFTDGLTRFSDEQSGFEKSDLNQLVENLIAFLKPQNKFDNTIITTNLSDSLPLVEIDIAQIQRLLANLITNAAEAMENIEDDRWIVVSTSIDDSRENAIIKVADGGPGIKEDYIPGLFVKRFSTRREGTGLGLIACKRIVEFHRGEISFHTSDDSQAVFEIRIPIGRLDEENTETSKSTASQTVS, from the coding sequence TTGCTGAATCGCATTTCCACCTTGATATTCATCCAGATAGTCTTCATCTTTTCGGCTTTGGCCTTAATTTTCTATTTTTCAAAAGATGAAGATTCGTATTCCCGGGCCCATATCAATCTCGGGCAGATTCTGGAGGCTTTGGCCAATCAGGCATATCTTCGCCTGGAGATCGAAACAGATTTATTGAATCCTGATTCATCATTGATATCCGAAATAAATAATCTGGTGGCTCAGGGCGAACTGCCGACCAGTGTCAGTCTTGTTTATATGGATACCCTGACCGGGCGGGCCCGGCTGATCAATTACGGAATCACCGAGCACAAGCAGATTTTTACTGATGATGTGAAAAATCCCCTTGGGGAAGTCCTGAAATTATTGCATGCCTCGGGTAAGCAATATATCGTATCCGTCACGGATGACGGGCGGTATCTGACCTATGTTTTCCGGCCTCAAAATGGAAGTGAAAATTATGCTTTGACCATGACGGTCCCCAATATCATGATACAGAAAAGTATTGGAAGTCATGGTTATATTCTATTATTGCTGTTTTTAATTTCGGCCCTGATTTCTCTTTTGATTATTAATCTTATCTTCCGGGAGATAAAAAAGCCAATCAACCTGCTTCTTGAGGGCATAGAAAAGGTTGCGGCCGGACAGGAATTCCGGGTGGTTGAAACGGGGGATAGAAAGATTCGTGGATTAATTTGCGCTTTTAACGAGATGTCTCAGAAACTCAATGATAAAAGGCGGGAACTGGATAAGGCCAATCGGGAATTGATTAAGACCAACAAATCTCTCATAGAGTCGGAATCGATTCTGACGACACTGGTGGATTATTCGCCCGATGCCATTATTGTCACCGATCTGGAGGATCAGGTAATTATTTATAACCAGGCGGCGGCCCGTGATTTCGGATACAATGCCAGCGATATGACAGGGAAGAAAATCACCAATCTTATTCAAATGGCCAGAGATGGTTCGGAGACCGGTTTTGATCGTGAGAATCAGGAAGTACAGGAAATTATCTGCCGTCGGAAGAACGGATTTAAATTTCCGGCCGTAATCGTTCATACGACTCTCGGCCCGGACGGCGGCAGGCCGATCGCGATGCTGTATTTTGTCAAAAACATTTCCGAAAGTCGAAATTACCAGGAAATGATTTTAAAGCTGGATCGAATTGCCTCGCGGGGGAAAATGGCCCGCGATATCGCGCATGAAATCAATAATTACCTGGCCATTCTGCAGGGCAATCTGGAGCTTGTCCCGATGATAATGGCCAAGAACGATATGGATAAAGTGTCGCAGAAATTGAAAATCATGCGTGAAACAGTGGAGAAGATATCCAATTTCACCGATGGTTTGACCCGTTTCAGCGATGAGCAGAGCGGTTTCGAAAAAAGCGATTTGAACCAGTTGGTGGAAAACCTGATCGCTTTTCTTAAACCCCAGAACAAGTTTGATAATACTATTATAACCACCAACCTGTCCGACAGTCTGCCGTTGGTGGAGATAGATATCGCCCAGATCCAGAGACTTCTGGCCAATCTTATCACCAATGCCGCCGAAGCCATGGAAAATATTGAAGACGACCGCTGGATAGTGGTTAGTACATCGATTGATGATTCCCGGGAAAACGCTATAATAAAGGTGGCCGATGGCGGGCCGGGAATCAAGGAAGATTATATTCCCGGCTTGTTCGTCAAACGGTTCAGTACCCGTCGGGAAGGAACCGGACTGGGTCTGATCGCCTGTAAGAGGATTGTGGAATTTCATCGCGGTGAGATATCCTTTCATACCAGTGATGATTCGCAGGCGGTTTTTGAGATAAGAATTCCGATCGGCCGGCTGGATGAAGAAAATACGGAGACCTCGAAATCAACCGCCTCCCAAACGGTTTCCTGA
- a CDS encoding citrate (Si)-synthase has translation MATLQNKLAKMIPVLRDDLKDLAQKVGDKKISDVTVAQAYGGMRGVKAMICDTSVVYPDKGLIIRGIPIMDLRDKLPEEIFYLLCTGELPAKADLTALQKELAARSAVPKYVWSVLEAMPKDSHPMAMLNTGILVMQKESEFVKEYNKGMAKNEYWKPTMEDALNLLAKLPGIAAGVYRLRFKKGNRIAYKKDLDWGANYARMLGIKDKTGVFTKLIRLYLTLHCDHEGGNVSANTCHTVGSALSDSYYAVSAGLNGLAGPLHGLANQECLNWVLDTMKKFKGAPTEEQIEKYAWETLNSGKVIPGYGHAVLRVTDPRFSAFLAFGKEYLPDSPVFQTVARVYDVVPEVLKKHGKAKNPWPNVDAGSGSLLYHFGLTEFPYYTVLFSVSRAMGMLSQLIINRAMGTPITRPKSVSTEWVKENVK, from the coding sequence ATGGCCACTTTACAGAACAAGCTCGCGAAGATGATTCCGGTTCTTCGTGATGATCTTAAGGATCTGGCTCAAAAGGTCGGCGACAAGAAAATCTCCGACGTCACCGTGGCGCAGGCCTACGGCGGTATGCGCGGCGTGAAAGCCATGATTTGCGACACCTCGGTGGTTTATCCCGATAAGGGATTGATTATCCGTGGTATCCCCATTATGGACCTGCGCGACAAATTACCCGAGGAAATTTTTTACCTGCTTTGTACCGGCGAACTTCCGGCCAAGGCGGATCTGACCGCCCTGCAGAAGGAACTCGCGGCCCGTTCGGCCGTCCCCAAATACGTCTGGAGTGTCCTTGAAGCGATGCCTAAGGATTCTCATCCTATGGCCATGCTGAATACCGGTATTCTGGTTATGCAGAAAGAATCTGAATTCGTTAAGGAATATAACAAGGGTATGGCCAAGAACGAATACTGGAAACCGACCATGGAAGATGCTCTCAATCTTTTGGCCAAGTTACCCGGAATCGCCGCCGGTGTTTACCGTCTGCGTTTCAAAAAAGGTAACCGGATTGCCTACAAGAAGGACCTCGACTGGGGCGCCAATTACGCCCGAATGCTCGGCATCAAGGATAAAACCGGCGTCTTCACCAAACTGATCCGTCTTTATCTGACCCTTCATTGCGATCATGAAGGCGGCAACGTCAGCGCCAATACCTGCCATACCGTCGGTTCGGCCCTATCTGATTCCTACTATGCCGTTTCCGCAGGTCTCAATGGTCTGGCAGGCCCCCTCCACGGTCTGGCCAATCAGGAATGTCTCAATTGGGTTCTTGACACCATGAAGAAATTCAAAGGCGCTCCGACCGAGGAACAGATCGAGAAATACGCCTGGGAAACTCTCAATAGCGGAAAAGTTATACCCGGCTACGGTCATGCCGTTCTGCGCGTTACCGATCCCAGATTCAGCGCCTTCCTCGCCTTCGGCAAGGAATATTTACCCGACAGCCCGGTCTTTCAGACGGTCGCCCGGGTGTACGATGTCGTTCCAGAAGTTCTCAAGAAACACGGCAAGGCCAAGAATCCGTGGCCGAATGTTGATGCCGGATCCGGTTCCCTCCTGTACCATTTCGGTTTGACCGAGTTCCCGTACTATACGGTCCTCTTCTCGGTTTCCCGTGCCATGGGTATGCTTTCCCAGTTGATTATCAACCGGGCCATGGGTACCCCCATCACCCGTCCGAAATCAGTCAGTACCGAATGGGTCAAGGAAAATGTCAAATAA
- a CDS encoding PAS domain S-box protein → MNSNTPAGSIRTKIVLPIVALFAILLFGLTYMGIEKSRRDNLQLIRQQGSALLESLILSADNAIKAGSFFDLLVQEKFSDLSAFLEEDGKLKATSPELADFAADYGIDAILVFDSSMNLKASGARGVFVELTDIYGVVVPEIEALLADSSSRSSFQILGGDLPGDISLYYLTKSSDRKYIIAMVSDALFYSQAKENVGIGYLIQKIAREVGVEYIIFQSEDGIIFSSRKLQPILKIEKDSFLKEAIQADTVLSREQVFDDKRILELVKRFSSVEYPEGLFRLAISLEKYYDIAAGYDRQMIVLSLVLFAVLVLIVMYLSGKQKRIYLDRSFQHMKSLSEKVFDSINAGIIAVHRDGTIEMANRQLLNIFDIKEDNISGRAWKDFIFGNIPDFQKVLSGQAGPGEFEVIYTYSGGIKYLLINAGRLFDHRNEPADVVAVVYDYSKIKELEESSQRRERLTELGDLAAGVAHEIRNPLNAISIAAQRLLGEFEPKENAVEFRNFATQIKAEAGRLNEIVTRFLALARERRQAAGKIDISRVVEDAARLAALANQRDDIIMAIEIEPGVTGSIAEDRLKQMLINLINNAVQACEKKGGKVVIALKNKGGRAVLSVRDTGPGIPDNMRKKIFAPYFTTRRNGTGLGLSIVHQIVEEAGATIEILNPDGGGVEFRVTFRE, encoded by the coding sequence ATGAATTCAAATACTCCGGCGGGTTCGATAAGAACAAAAATCGTCCTGCCGATAGTGGCGCTGTTTGCAATTCTGCTGTTTGGCCTCACCTATATGGGAATCGAAAAGAGCCGCCGGGACAATCTTCAACTTATCCGGCAACAGGGTTCGGCCCTGCTGGAAAGCCTGATTCTTTCGGCTGATAACGCCATCAAGGCCGGTTCTTTTTTTGATTTGCTGGTGCAGGAGAAATTTTCGGATCTGTCCGCGTTTCTCGAAGAGGATGGTAAACTCAAGGCCACCTCACCGGAATTGGCCGATTTTGCGGCTGATTACGGAATTGATGCCATCCTGGTTTTCGACAGCAGTATGAATTTAAAAGCCTCCGGCGCCCGGGGAGTCTTTGTCGAACTGACGGATATTTACGGGGTGGTGGTTCCCGAGATTGAGGCTCTTCTGGCCGACTCATCGAGCCGCAGTAGTTTTCAGATTCTCGGAGGGGATCTGCCTGGTGATATCTCGCTTTATTATCTGACCAAGTCCTCTGACCGGAAGTATATAATTGCCATGGTTTCCGATGCTCTTTTTTACTCACAGGCCAAGGAAAATGTCGGAATTGGCTATCTGATTCAGAAAATCGCCCGGGAAGTAGGTGTGGAGTACATTATTTTCCAATCGGAAGACGGCATTATTTTTTCATCGCGGAAATTGCAGCCAATTCTCAAAATCGAAAAAGACTCGTTTCTTAAAGAGGCCATCCAGGCCGATACAGTGCTCTCGCGTGAACAGGTATTCGATGATAAGAGAATTCTGGAACTGGTCAAAAGATTTTCCTCAGTGGAATATCCAGAAGGGTTATTCCGTTTGGCGATCTCATTGGAGAAATATTATGATATCGCCGCCGGTTACGACCGCCAGATGATTGTCCTCAGTCTGGTTTTGTTCGCGGTTCTGGTGTTGATAGTCATGTATTTGAGCGGCAAACAGAAACGGATTTATCTGGATCGATCTTTTCAACATATGAAATCGCTTTCCGAAAAAGTTTTCGACAGTATTAATGCGGGTATTATTGCAGTTCATCGCGACGGGACAATCGAGATGGCCAATCGTCAACTACTGAATATTTTTGATATTAAAGAGGATAACATTTCCGGCCGGGCCTGGAAAGATTTCATTTTCGGAAATATTCCCGATTTTCAGAAAGTCCTTTCGGGCCAGGCGGGGCCCGGGGAATTCGAGGTGATCTATACTTATTCCGGCGGTATCAAATATCTCCTGATCAACGCCGGGCGTTTATTTGATCATCGAAATGAACCGGCCGACGTGGTGGCGGTTGTATATGATTATTCAAAAATAAAGGAACTGGAGGAATCCTCTCAGCGACGGGAGCGATTGACGGAACTGGGGGATCTGGCGGCCGGGGTAGCTCATGAGATCAGAAATCCGCTTAACGCCATATCAATTGCGGCCCAGCGTCTGCTCGGAGAATTCGAACCAAAAGAAAATGCTGTCGAATTCCGCAATTTTGCTACCCAGATCAAAGCCGAGGCGGGACGCCTGAATGAGATTGTCACCCGCTTTCTGGCGCTGGCACGGGAGAGGAGACAGGCGGCCGGGAAGATTGATATCAGCCGGGTAGTTGAAGATGCGGCGCGCCTGGCGGCTCTGGCGAATCAGCGCGATGATATCATTATGGCAATAGAAATCGAACCGGGGGTTACAGGCTCTATTGCGGAAGATCGGTTAAAGCAGATGTTGATCAATTTAATCAACAATGCTGTGCAGGCTTGCGAAAAAAAAGGCGGTAAGGTCGTGATTGCATTGAAAAATAAGGGTGGCCGGGCTGTTCTTTCGGTTCGGGATACCGGTCCCGGCATCCCCGATAATATGAGGAAAAAAATCTTTGCTCCATATTTCACCACCCGCAGGAATGGAACCGGTCTGGGTTTGTCGATTGTCCATCAGATTGTCGAAGAGGCCGGAGCGACGATTGAAATTTTAAATCCGGACGGGGGAGGGGTGGAATTCCGGGTGACCTTTCGCGAGTAA
- a CDS encoding complex I NDUFA9 subunit family protein, translating to MRIAITGATGFVGRHLVAALRQTGHELRLLVHRREGTSEEDKKIEYCRADVHDLDSLMAAFEKVDIIYHLVGIIAETRQLTFERTVAGGTSNVAAAARVNGTKKIIYLSAAGTSSTTISKYYQSKWAAEESIRNSDLEYTIFRPSVIFGEGDGFINTLIKSIRKSPLVPVIGDGYYRIQPVYIDDLTTIMVAAGKISKFSGETIEIGGPEILEYREILSILKKLLNTKKRNIYLPMRLMKLMAAVLEKVLKPAPITIDQLRMLEMGNICDNRRLYELFGNQLTGFEEGLKKYMGN from the coding sequence GTGAGAATTGCGATCACCGGGGCCACAGGCTTCGTGGGGCGGCATCTTGTGGCAGCTTTGCGTCAAACCGGACATGAGTTAAGGTTGCTGGTGCATCGGAGAGAAGGAACATCAGAAGAGGATAAAAAAATCGAATACTGCCGGGCTGATGTGCATGATCTCGATTCCTTGATGGCGGCTTTTGAAAAAGTTGATATCATTTATCATCTGGTCGGAATTATCGCGGAAACCAGGCAATTGACTTTCGAAAGGACGGTAGCGGGCGGAACGAGCAATGTGGCCGCGGCGGCCCGGGTCAACGGTACCAAAAAAATTATTTATCTTTCAGCGGCGGGGACATCATCAACGACTATTTCCAAATATTATCAGAGTAAATGGGCGGCAGAGGAATCGATACGGAATTCGGATCTTGAATACACCATCTTCCGTCCATCGGTTATTTTCGGTGAGGGTGACGGTTTTATCAATACCCTGATAAAATCAATCCGCAAATCTCCGCTTGTACCCGTTATAGGGGATGGTTATTACAGGATCCAACCGGTATATATTGACGATTTGACCACGATAATGGTTGCCGCCGGAAAAATATCGAAATTTTCCGGAGAAACTATCGAAATCGGCGGCCCGGAGATTTTGGAATATCGGGAAATATTATCAATCCTTAAAAAGTTATTGAATACGAAGAAGCGTAATATATATTTGCCCATGAGATTGATGAAATTGATGGCGGCGGTTTTGGAAAAGGTATTAAAACCGGCTCCGATTACGATTGATCAGCTGCGAATGCTTGAAATGGGAAATATCTGCGATAACCGTCGGCTGTATGAACTATTTGGTAATCAATTGACAGGATTCGAAGAGGGTTTAAAAAAATATATGGGGAATTGA